Sequence from the bacterium genome:
TAGAGTTCGTTAAGAACTCGAGCAAATTGTTCAGGTGTAAGTTCAATCTCTCGTAAAATTTCTCTGACTAACGGTCTTGCCAAATCTCTACCTTTATGGTTCGGTACTGTTGTGGTTCGACCGTCGGGATGCCGAAAGAAAACATGACTACCTTTTTGGCGCGTGCTTGAAAATCCTAAAACCAGTAGAACTCTCGCCATCAAAGTATAATCAATCTGTGGCAACCGATTCACACTGGAACCTCAATTTGTTGAATGCCTACAAAATTGGGAAGTGGGTATTCATGACCGGATTCTTCCAAGCAAAGCGCCAACACCTCTTGCAGGTTCCGATTCAACTCGTCGAGCGATTCACCTTGCGTATGAGCGCCGGGAATTCCCGGAATAATGCCGACAAACATCTTTGATTCTTCATCCCATTCGATGTATGCAGTCACTGTACTCATTGCAGTTCCCTCAAGTGAAATTTAAAGCTTCGGTTGTTCGCGGTACTCCGCCCACAGTTGGGGCGTTTCGTCGGCATACACTCCGAGTCCCGCTTCGTATGCCGGTGGCTCCGGTTGCGCTAACGCCCACTCCACCGCTTCGTCGATCTCCGATTCCACCCGGTGATCGATCTTACCGATTTCGTGCTCGGATAAAACTCCCTCATCGAATAACCGCTTTTGG
This genomic interval carries:
- a CDS encoding type II toxin-antitoxin system HicB family antitoxin yields the protein MSTVTAYIEWDEESKMFVGIIPGIPGAHTQGESLDELNRNLQEVLALCLEESGHEYPLPNFVGIQQIEVPV
- a CDS encoding type II toxin-antitoxin system HicA family toxin translates to MARVLLVLGFSSTRQKGSHVFFRHPDGRTTTVPNHKGRDLARPLVREILREIELTPEQFARVLNEL